From the genome of Mya arenaria isolate MELC-2E11 chromosome 5, ASM2691426v1:
ATTCCCTTTCCCATCATGTATCCCTCCAAAAGGCATCCATTTTCTTTcctgaaagaaaaatgaaagtATGTATATGGTATAACAACACATCTAAATTAAGAattcatttcttcttcttctttatattcttcttcttcttcttcttcttctccttgttcttcttgttcttgtttttcttcttcttcttcttcttcttcttcttcttcttcttcttcttcttcttcttcttcttcttcttcttcttcttcttcttgttttttttcttcttcttcttcttcttcttattcttcttcttcttcttcttcttcttcttcttcttcttcttcttcttcttcttcttcttcttttttttttcgtcaTCCTCATTACTATCATCGGCGTCTTGAAGTTGAAGTCCCCGTATTCTGCATCACGTTACAGCAGTTATATCCGTTGCTACGTAAGATCAAAAGGACTTCATTACCATATAAATAAGATTGCTATTCACATTTTGCGATGATATTGgaaaatacataataaacaaaattgtaaacCTACTATACATCGGAGCCTGTTTTGGCGCGATTTTTCctgaggggggggggaggaCTACACCTTCAAGATGGGCGAATACCGGGTTCACAATTCTACTTTAAGTCTTACTGTTGATATTCCGTGTCCGGTCTATATCTTTGTCATCcatgtttgaattttaaattaaatagcCAGAAGTTACAACCATTAAATTAGGACGTACCGCGTACAAGTCCCATGTCCTtaccttcaaggtcaaggtcacagcaactcTCTGAACCTTTTTCAGTTTTGCTTTTTAATCTAAACTGATGATAGCTTGTGTCTGGTGCATATCTTTTTTACTAATAGTTGCATTTTAAAACGAGTTTGTATAAGCCACATCCATTGGTATGATTGTTCTATCCAGGCAGTATTTCCGACACTTGAGCGTACGAGCGTATTGGTCACATTCTGTAATAGCTTTAGTTTATACCAATGCAGGAAATGTATGTTATTTGAATATAGtcaaacattataataaagttCAAGTACTCAACCACTATATACAAACATCCCATGCAAACGAATGAATCCAGCCGAAGCAACAGTACCGACTCCTAAAAAGTATGATATAGTCATATAAAGAAAGTTATCCAACGTTGTTTGCCTTAGTAAATTCAAGGTTTAAAACTTTGTGTCCATATAGTTTGATAATGAGTAATTCATATGCCATTTTAATGCTATCAAAAATGGTTTTGAACAATGCATGTACATATCTTAATTACTACAACAATGATAGTTAAAATCacaatatgatatatatgtttgtgCTTACCTATGTCAACTTACTAAGAGAAGCATGATAATTTTGCattcataatatgtttatatttataataggaATATCTTCGTGCAATTTATGTGCAGAATGCGGAATTAAAATTCCTTAtgtttgttcatataaataacaTCATTAACGCAACTGTTGCCGTATAACCATCAACAGCGTTACCGGAGTACATGTTGTAGAATGGCTATACTAGAAGTTCATTTGATATGTCGGGCAATCTATTTGAAGGAGTATACATGCACGTAGTTATCATCGCGACACCCAATGATGAGCCTTTCTTTCCGTTCGTCCGAGGCAACACATATGGGTTTATCGATGATCGAGACAACCACACGGTTACGTTTCATATTTCTAGACGTTCTCAGATGAACATTGTTGGAATCTTCAccgcaaatatatatatttccttcACTGTCTTTCGCGACCCCTTTTGCTCTTTTGAGATGTTCTGGAGTTTTGTAAAACCATTTACGATCTTGAAGTTTTCTAACCTGTGGATCGACGGTATAGCAGGTAAACCGTGTGTTTTCCTAGAAAACAATTGATGACTCATCGAAAACAGAAATGTGCTTTGCGTATTTTACACAGTTAAAATCATCTTTATCGGCATTATATGAAATGGTAGCTTCAATGGAATTTCCTCGGCGGAATTCAATACGTACATCGTCAAACTCCGTACTGTCAAAATTATCTTTGGCCGTAAACAAAATCATCAGTCTGGAGTCTTACAAATTCTCGATTACATGCAATGATAATTCGACACTGAAGGAATCTCGTTTCAAACGTTACAAAATATCCTATTGTGAAGCTTTTTGGGCACTTAGTGCACGCACAAAgctttcaatttataaactACACAATCGTTATCGATTTGAATTAAGCTTCATTTGGTCGGTTAGCGGAAACatattcttctatttttagcttCATGTGATAAAGCCATTCAAAATCCATGTACAAAAACTATGATATCAGGCCctaatatcacgaaaatacttgaTTGTTTTACAATCTCTATCTCATTTCATTTCTTTGACAGAAAAGCATGACATGATTTAAATCTATATATACGCACCaacataaatttttaatattttttcatgcaACTCATTGGCGAATTTCACGCCATTGGTCAGGACaagaaaatgataacaaaaatcaaaacattctgataaCAAATCGTGACAGGAATTTGTGCACGTTACCTCAATCTTTCCCATATCATACCGATTCTTTATCACATTGAATTTCACGATAGTTGATGTTGTTTCCTGAAAATATCTTATCGTGAAAATGTTGTATTACAATATCAGTTATCATAAATAAGTTAATGTTTGGGTGATTGGGACAAATCAGTTTTTAGATATAATAAGTCGTactgcaaaaatattaaaagaaacaaatcagaaaaaaaaatcataaatattccgaaaagttaaatttaacattaactggtaTAAGGTTACAAATATTGGCAGTCACGCGCAAATCTTCCTGTTAAGATAGTTATACTTGTTGCCACGTTCTTGTATTCAattgaatataatgaaaatcGCAAAGACCCGGATGGCGGTTTTACTGGGCCAGCCCAAATCCCGCCATCCACTAGGCATTACCCGTAGTCTTAAGCCGTTTTCGCATCCCCGGCTTTCAAAGACATGTGCACTTTTTAGTGAAAACGTATTTCAAGTTTCTTCAAAAGTAATTACAGTCGGCTAATGAAATGGCATATGAACATTTATCAGTGTTCTGTAGAGTTGCTTGATCTTTGTAGCATTTAAAATCTTTCTGTTGTTAAGggcaacgttcaataactactATAAGTATAAATGAATAGTGTTGTATATTATCCGCACGGTAGTTACTGCACGGTTAAGCTCCTCTAACCTTTAACCGTTTCAATATGGGCGTTCATGTTTAAACGAAAGCTAGGAAAACACTCATCAATAGCGTTGCAATGTATCCGTATGATAGTTACTGCTCGGGTAAGCTCCTCCTACTTTTTACCGTTCCAATATGTGAGTTCGTGTGTTAACGAAagcaaaaatcattttgacattgaGCTTTGACCTATTGATCCTatgcgttctttagttattgagcgctttcacctcaaggtcaccatgacgtACTGATCATAAAATCAAAAAGGGTCGTCTAATTGTCATGACCAACGTGTATACCAAGTATAACAGTCCTGTGGGCATACggtctttagttattgagcgaaaACCAttttatcttaaagctgcactcgcacagatgGAACTTTGTTGCAActttttttgccttggaacgaCACTATTCTGCtaaaatgaatggaaaccagagatatatgactgctgacaatatattagatcgcaaatttttatatttaagttaaaaaattgatattttatgcatttctcacaccgttagtaacgcttttagctcggatatatgaaatatttcagtagTCTTATAGAACTgttagatatttacgcagaaataAGCTGAttcaaaggtaaaaaataaaaagttgtcaaaacagtcattcagtgagagtgcagctttaaggtcaCCGCCACATATCACTTTTAACACGAGGATGCCGTGACCTCAACCTTTGACATACtgatattaaaatcaataggaggAATCTACTAGTGGTGATAAGGATTTTTTAGGGCTATGAAGTTAAGGGACctaaaataatttttgatatAGACCAGAAACCATTTTCTCACCTCAATGTTActttgaccatgacctttgacgtACCGATTGATTGCAAACTCAATAGGGGTCATTCACGTATAACGCTCAACTCGCACAACAAATATGAAGACTCTGGGTCCAAGCGTTATTTAGATATTGTGCGGGAACTGTttttttcacctgaaggtcaACGTCAGCGTCtaacataaattaattataactaCATTATTCGATCAAATCTTTATCAtcagaacaaaatgaataataaaagtCTTACTTACTGGAATATTaacaattaagatattattgtttcaaattaaactgtttACAAACAAGCGGAGTGACATTGTTTTAGTACACAATAATTTTGTTCGACATTTTATCTATTTGAAAGAGTATACATGTAGATAGTCATGACTGCGACATCCGATTATAAGTCTATCGTTTGCCTCATCAACGGCGACACAAATGGGTTTATCGATGTTCGAGATAACCACACGGTTACGTCTGTAATTTTCAGATGAAGTCTGATGTACGTTGTTGGAATCTTCACCGCAAACATAGATATTCCCTTCACTGTCTTTCGCGACCCCTTTTGCTTTTTTGAGAAAGTTATTATTATGCGATTTGTAATACCATTTTCGATCTAGAAGCTTACTTTCCTGTGTATCGACTGTATAGCAGGTAACCCGTGTGTTTTCTGAAAGAACAACTGATGACTCATCGAAAACAGAGATTTGCTTTGCGTCTTCAACATAGTTAAAACACTCGTCGTCGGAATCGTACGACATTGTGCCATCTATGGAACTTCCTGTTCGGATTTCAATATGTACATCATCAACTGCCGTACTGTCAAAACTCTCTTTGGTCGCAAACAAAATCATCAGTCGGGAGTCAAACACCGTCAGACTAATTGGTTGGAGTCGGGTTGGAAATTCCATCCAAAACACTATCGAAGTATTGCTAATGCCATGCTTCGTCACTTTTTTCTGGTCTGAATAGCAAACAAATGCAAACTCCCCATCAAAAGTCATATCAACCGGTTGTCCAGGTAGCGATTGTTCGTAAATTAAATCGAAATTACTGCTGAACAGTTTAAGCTTACTGTTGCCAAAATCAGCTAACAGAATTCCATATTTGGACAAGTTAATACCAAAAATACTGCAAATATTCGTGTCTGTGGCTGTTTTGATTTTTACAAGCGTGATAATTTGTCCGCCTTCTCTCTCTGAGAACAGTTTTGATGACACTTGTTTTGCCTCAGACGTCGAGACAGGAGGAGTAGTCTGTATCGATTTATCAATTTTCTCGGTAAGTTTGTTTTCCAGTTCTTCATTGTCATGCATTTCATCGCTTGTGTTTTCCAAGATATCAATGTTATCTTTGTCCTTTACTTCTAAAGATAAAGCTGCTATAGTTGTTAACATATCGAATTGTTTCACGTTAATGAGCGCGATATTTCGCTGACGCTTACGTTCCAGTGATTGCAGTTTCTCTTTAAGATCAGCGCGTGCATGTTTGGTTTGTCGCAGGACAACAGCTATCTGTCGTTTAGTTCCGTGTTTCATAAGTGTTTCTATCAAAATTTGGTTTCTTGTTATTTCAGTATCTATTTCTTGACAGTCATCAATCGATTCTTTCCATTGCGTTGTCTCTGAGAGCGACAGTTTGCTTAATTGTGTCTCAAGGTCTTTTCTCAAGCTGGTTATATGATCCTTCCATTTGGCATCCAGGCTTTGAATATTGGTTTTTATCTGTTCTTGCTCAATTTCGCTTGTCTTCCTTTGCTCTTTTTTTTTGTGCTTTTAACACATGTATTCTTTCTTGAAGTGCAGCTATAAGGTTAACATCCGATTCCGCAGAAATAACATCTCCTAAATCATTGACATTTTCGCATTTTCGATGGCTCTCCGTGAGACATAAAACGCAAACTAAGGCTTCATGGTCTTTGCATTCGTATGCGATGTCATTATCAGGATGAACTTTGCAGGTCGATAGTTGCTTTATGGTCGTAAACGGCGTAATGTCCGCGGGAATAGCATCATTCTTTAATAGTGAGTGAATTCGTGTTACTTTGTTTCTTTTGTGATCACGACAACAGGTCTGACACAAATATTCGGAACATGTCACACAAAATCCAATTGCTTCTTCAAATGATTCATCATACTGGCAGGGTTCACAGAAGATTGGTCCTTTCTTCCCATGGCATTTATTTTCGTTATTTTCCATTGACGTTTCCTGGCATTGAACATTTTCTTTACGGTTCTCGGACATTTTCACAGCTCATTGTCAAATATATACtaaatgatgatatattttcgctatttcaatgaaaatctgTACGAAACAGATAGTCAAATGCtataaaaataacttaagtCCGTGTGAACATATATATTCgccaacaatattttataaactgagACAGAACAACTTTTATCTAGTgtcatatttcatgtttaagcCTTTGTCGTTGTTATCAGAAGCCTATACATGCCGATACGTTTGTAAGAACGAGCATAGACTTAATCGTCCGGCTAGCAAAGTGTTAACTTCCTCATGCTTTCATTTGTCTACAATGCAAGAGTTATAACCTCAAAAAAATTCATTCATCTATGTAcccatttaaaaacaatattcaatcaCTTTACtgatttacaattataattagaaaaaaaacaacagtttgaTTACAATTGGATTTAAGAGATGTTTGTTTGAGAACTAAATAGATCGTAATGATAACTGCAAACTGCATTTGTTTAAGACCTGTATAAATGTTATTAGGCCTCGTAAACAAACTGATATCAATTGACACGGAAGAAACTTTGTCTCATTTTTATGTTCATACTTGTgacaaaatacatcatattgaaaaaacattttggtcACAAGAAATGTAAATGGAAGACCTTAAATTCATAACCTGAAACATCactaattaattaaataaagctTGATTAAGTTGGTTAAAACAGATAttcttttatttgttaatttgtgttacaaagcaataaacatacatgtacacacaaaaTTATAAGTTCAGGGACCAATATCACGAAATTACTTAAGTTGACCCTCGGATCTTCGAAAGAACAACAAGACATGACTTAAATCATATACACTTtctctcttttttaaatatcattatgttgtattttaattagCATCATTGATCAAAATCATCAATTAAGAAACGTACTATTccaatgcaaacaaaatatacttacaGTAATAACTCGAGTAAATATTTGCACTGGaactatttttcttaaaatattgaccgaatatgtttcaatcaatataaCCGAAGATAACAAGTAAAACGTGTACGATATTGTGGCATTGTCTCCTTTTATGAGATCAAACTTGTTTAAAAGATTGTGATTAAGTTATGACGTAAGTAGTGTTGTGATATTTGGACCCGAAATCACCGACAACgtcatataattttatatatacctACGTAGTTTTAATAAGTGTAATGTAAATACTTAACAACACAACATTTCTCGGGTCCGTTTTTCACAAAACCAATTGCAATAATATAGTGTATGCAAGGCGATTGTTTCTTGATTTAAACTTTACATTGTCGGTAACCTTTTCCCAGCTCTCCCTGTATGTATATCTCTCGAAGGTCTTTCCGGGCCTGTCAAACTTCCGTCTGTTGGAAATCATACGCGGTCTTAAGATCCTTATATGCCTCTCACCCTCATTTTCGGTTCGGCAACACAttgacatgtttattttttaaggaacacggaaaataatttaaaaagggAAAGAaagttttacatgtaaattgatCGATGTCCCCTAGATTtgcttgatatttgtttcaataaggAAGGTGTTAAATATACATATCCCTAGACTTTGTGAACAATAACCTGGAACTGTTCTTGTTTGAGTATGGTCAAAAgcgtttgaaataaaattatgacacTTTGTAGGTGCAATGTTCTTTTAATAATGACTTGTGCACCTGCCATTTAGTTTGCGATTTCATTATGCAGGAAATGGTTAAATGGACCCAAGATCTGGCTGTTGTCTGCCAAGGCAACGTTCAATAAGTTCGATTTGTCATTTTAGCTTTACATTGTCGGTTACATTTTTCAAGCTGTTACTGTGTAATCAATAGCTGTTGCTATCAAATGCTCGCATAGAAATCCTTTGGGAAGAAAATGCGGCTAATCATATTACTTTTGTATCCAGAAattaaagatatgtttatatgGCTCACATACTTAAGTAATGGTTGCATCAAACAGGCAATTTAAAACAGTCAACATATACAACTACAACTCTTACTAAGTCGGACTCAGTTTTACGCTATGCttaactgtttaaaacattttataaacgtACAGGCAACAAATTAAATTAGAACAATGTTCTTAGGGTTTCAGTGATAAGTTAACGTTTTTTGTAGTCgttttataatgttaacatttgtaaCATTCAATCATTTTCGTTTTTGATTATTCTGTATAGTCTCCTATAACTCTTATCTGAGTGGATATGTGTGTTATTATTGTAAAGAACTGTATATTGAATGTATATTGATGAGACGTAAATGAACTATAAAGTATAGTTAAAAGAAAGAACGTTCAAATAAGGGAGTAATGATTAAACGAAAAACAAGGAAAAACTCTCTAACAGCGTTATAATGTATCCGTATGATTGTTATTGCATGTATTAACTCCTCCTCCATTCTGTCATTCCAATACGGGAGTTATTgtgtttgaaacaaacaaaatcactCTCTGACATGGTACTATAGTTTTAATCTTATCTTACCCGATACCTCGTTCaagaaaaaaacccattaaATGTGTGgaatgaatgatgatgatgatcccTGTTTGATGCAGTTAgatggatggatagatggaAGGATGGTAAACATGAATGCATatactttgaatataaatacacataatAATGTACTTATGAGTCTCAActatataaagtaaatatagGAAGGCCAAAAAGAGTttccaattttaattttaatttagttgtgctgtaaaatattttgtaaaagtaaaaaaaccGTAACTATAtgttttgatgttaaaataaGAAGTTGAGCGGGTCAAGAAGGACTCTTTAATCGGtgttttgttaatattcaaacggaaaaaatagttttagATATGAAGATGTTTCCTGTCAAGATATTCCAGCATGTCCAATCAAGACTATTTTAACGTTCTTGGTGACAAAAAGCAACAAGTCTCAATccacaatttttgttttcattcttcTACTATGTAAGTTACAAAGACAATTTGCATAcaaaaattttaaataatacacacAATGTAATTTGTTGTAAGCCATTGTTTACGTCATAGTACAATTACCGTTCTAATACatcttaaaacaaacatctttcACATTCAACCTCGTCCATGCATAATTCTAAAATcttaatattatcattgaaaacaGGGTAAACCCAGAAGCAAAGAAAACCTAAGAAAGTCCTGTAAAACGTCTACATAGGGCTCAATAAATACTTAAACGAGAAacacaaaatgtacaaacagCATAGGCAACCACACATGCATCACACATGCATCAGATACAATTCGTTTATAAATACAAGGTTTTGGGGTTACTGTCTTGAGGTTTTAGCAAGTTTACGCACGCTCAACCCCATACTAGTCCCAACATGGAAGCAAAATCGGAGACAGGATCAACATAAAGACAATGAagaatatagtaaaataaatatccaagTTCAAATACTCAGCAATTAGGTACAAGCATCGTGTGCACACGAATGAATCCAGCCGATATAGTACCATCTTCTTAAAGGAACTCGCTCATTATTTGTGAAATGCACttttacagaaaaataattaaatttagtaCGAACTATTGTGTGTAAAAATATTAAGAGTGTCAAAACTAAGATACTGGCAGCTGTAACTCTGAAACAAatgtaataacaaaaatattctaTCAAATATTGGTTTTGACACTAGCGGGCTCAGGGGCGGGGCGTACTTCCAAATGCACTATTTATGTCATTTTGGCCTAGTGGTGCAGGCGTACTTTACActtaaatggtatttttatgcaattttgttatcaaagaGTAATATAGTTATCAAATAAGTTCTTTCAGATGCATAACctggaaaaataattttagcgAGTCGCTTTAAAGGTAGGATACAGTCATACAAAAGCAGCGACCCTATATTGCTTGCCTGCGTAAATTCGTGATTTAAAACTATGTGTTAATATAGTAGAATaatcagtaaataaataatgccttttttaatgaacaaaaatgGTATAACAATATATGTGTATCTAACTACTTcattaatgatatttcaaaaaacaatataGAATATAGAGCTTATCCAGCTCGACTTCATACACAAATATTACTTTTGCATTCCGAGCATGTGAATATTTCTAATAGGAATGCTTTCGCGCAATTAATGTGCAAACTGTAGGATTTAACTCTCTTCATTAAGTACAAATAGATAACATCGATACAAAGTTGACGAATACCCATATACAGCGATACCATTGTACATGTTGTAAAATCTTGCACATCAGAAGTTCAAATTTTATGACGGAGTGGCTCGTCAGGTTGTCTATTTGAAGGAATATACATGCAGATAATTATCATCGCGACATCCGATGATGAGTCTATCTTTCTGGTCGTCCACTGCGACACACACGGGGCTATtgatgttctgaacaatcacaCGGTTACATCTGTAATTAGTAGACGACACCTGATGAACGTTGTTGGAATCTTCACCACATATGTAGATATTCCCTTCACTGTCTTTCGCGACCCCTTTTGCTTTTTCCAGAACGTTTTGGTGATACGATTTATAGAACCATTTTCGACATGTTAGCTTTTTGGCTTGAGTGTCAACATCATAGCAGGACACCCTCGTGTTTTCAGAGAGTACTATGGACGACGCATCGAAGTGAAAAACTCGCTTTGCGTCTTTCACATCTTCTAAGCCTTCGTAATCGGATTTAAATATCGCACAATCTATAGCACTTCCGGTTCGAATTTCAATATGTACGTCGTCATCTGCCGTGCTGTCAAAATTTTCAGtatttgcaaacaaaatcaTAAGTCGAGAGTCGAATACAGTGAGACTTAATGGTTGGTAGCTAGTGGAAATTTCATTACAACGCCAAATGGATGTCGTGTTTATGCGATATTTCGTCACTTTCTTTAGGTTTGAATAGCAGACATAAGCATACTCTCCATCGCAGCATATATCGACAGGCGGTCCTGGCAGCGAGTTTTCACAAATAAAGTCAAATTTACGACTGAAAAGCTTAAGTTTTCTGTTGCCATAATCAGCAACGAGGACTCCGTACTCCGCTAAGTTAATGGCAAAAATACCACACATGCTcacatctgtttctgttttgactttgaataaagttattttttgtcCGCTTTTTCTTTCTGCGAACAGCTTGGATGACCTTTGTTTGGGCTCATTGATCAAGACAGGTAGTATAGTCTGTATGGATCGATCAATTTTATCCGTTGGTTTATTTTCCGAATCTAAAGTGACATGTACTTCATCGCTTGTGTTTTCCAAGATGTCGTTGTTATCTTTGTCCTGCTCGTTTAAAGATAATTCAGCCATCGTTAATAGTGCTTCTAATTGTTTTACGTTCACGAGCGcaatattttgttgatgttgacATTCCAGTGTTTTAAGTTTCTCTTTAAGATCAAAGCGTGCACGGCTTGTACGTCTCAGTACAACAGATATGTGTCGCTTAGTTCCGTATTTCATAAGTGTTTCTATTAACgtcttgtttattgttatttcagTCTCGACTTTTTGACAGCCGCCAATATCTTTTATCAATTGCTTTGTCTTGGAGAGCGACACTTCGTTTAACTTTGTTTCAAGGTCATTTCCCAAACCGGTTATATGGTCCTTCCATTTGGTTACCAGactttgaatgtttgttttcaccTCTTGTTGCTCTATTTCGATTGTCTTCCGTTGCTCTTCCTTTTGTAGTTGTAACGCCTGTATTCTTTCTTGAAGTGCTCCCATCACATCAACATCCGAAACAGCAGAATCATCAACTCCTAGATCATGGACATTTCCACATTTCCGATGGCTCTCCGTGAGACAGAAAACGCAAACTAAGGCTTCATGGTCTTCGCATTCGTATGCGATGTCAATATCAGGATGATATTCGCATGTTGATAGTTGCCTAATGGTCTTAAACGGTGTTATGTCAGCAGGAATTTCATCATTCTTTAACAGCGAGTGTTCTCTTGtaactttgtttcttttttgatCCCGACAACAGGAGTGGCACAGATACTCTGCACATGTCACACAATATCCCGTTGCTGCTTCAAACGAATCATCATACTTGCATGGTTCACAGAAGGTTGGTTCTTTCTTCCCATTACATTCATTTTCGTTATTTTCCGTTGATGTTTCCTGGTATTGAATATTTTCTTGACGGTTCATGTCCATTTTCACAGATCATTATTGTCAAGTTATAAACTAAATAATCACACATTTACAAACACGCCATTCAAGTAAATATCAGTTCGAAACAGATAATTAAGTCCTCTAAAGATAACATGTCCATTACAGATAACTTGCGTCCGTTTCTTCAACTTCATCTATTCGCTGACTATATTGATAAATTGAGTCGGATTCAGTTATTTCACATCGTACATTATACAACAAAAAGCTGTATCTAAAATGGTTATCATCGGAAACTATACCTGCTGATACGTCGAAATGGAATAAATCATACCTTCTTCTTGTGCTTAAATGTAGACACTTGTGTTTCAATAACTTGATTCCTGAGTCAGTCTGGATTTTCCAAAACTTATTTGAGTAAAGTCAATCCCAGGTTATGCAGAATATAGTAAATCAAAAACCTATTCCCGATAGCCCTACGCCCGTTCATTCAACAGCTTtgcttgttttacaaataaagacataatgaaattgaaattattgcattttgtttgggATTTCCTTTcgaatgtattgttttttttattgatttttttctgaataggGAAATCCGAAGGCTATGTTTGGGAATATGAATTATTCcattttaagtttatatattaCAAGAAATTATATTCATTCACTTATTCATTTATGCTTCACGTCCATATTTATTGTGTCTGTGTTTCCCttaacaaatatacaatataacatttCGTTTTGTACATTACACTCATAATTTCGTCAAAATATTCGTTGTAATAAGTGTGGACAGTATAATAAGGTTGTAATAAGTGTCATATCAAATGATGAGTTATTTCGATATCTAGGTGAGAAAACATGACAAAGAGCAGAACTTGAGATATTACATTTCCACATGTAGCTGagaaaacataacaaagagCAGAACTTGAGATATTACATTTCTACATGTAGCTGagaaaacataacaaagagCAGAACTTGAGATATTACATTTCCACATGTAGCTGagaaaacataacaaagagCAGAACTTGAGATATTACATTTCTACATGTAGCTGagaaaacataacaaagagCAGAACTT
Proteins encoded in this window:
- the LOC128235703 gene encoding uncharacterized protein LOC128235703; the encoded protein is MDMNRQENIQYQETSTENNENECNGKKEPTFCEPCKYDDSFEAATGYCVTCAEYLCHSCCRDQKRNKVTREHSLLKNDEIPADITPFKTIRQLSTCEYHPDIDIAYECEDHEALVCVFCLTESHRKCGNVHDLGVDDSAVSDVDVMGALQERIQALQLQKEEQRKTIEIEQQEVKTNIQSLVTKWKDHITGLGNDLETKLNEVSLSKTKQLIKDIGGCQKVETEITINKTLIETLMKYGTKRHISVVLRRTSRARFDLKEKLKTLECQHQQNIALVNVKQLEALLTMAELSLNEQDKDNNDILENTSDEVHVTLDSENKPTDKIDRSIQTILPVLINEPKQRSSKLFAERKSGQKITLFKVKTETDVSMCGIFAINLAEYGVLVADYGNRKLKLFSRKFDFICENSLPGPPVDICCDGEYAYVCYSNLKKVTKYRINTTSIWRCNEISTSYQPLSLTVFDSRLMILFANTENFDSTADDDVHIEIRTGSAIDCAIFKSDYEGLEDVKDAKRVFHFDASSIVLSENTRVSCYDVDTQAKKLTCRKWFYKSYHQNVLEKAKGVAKDSEGNIYICGEDSNNVHQVSSTNYRCNRVIVQNINSPVCVAVDDQKDRLIIGCRDDNYLHVYSFK